In the Longimicrobiales bacterium genome, one interval contains:
- a CDS encoding DUF58 domain-containing protein: MSRAALRGRSNTSGSASGREAVGARSIVTRLVTPLVWPRGVWRRIRSWRRISFTSGGFVFTVGTFAVGFAAMNTGNNLLYLLLGSMLGFIVVSGWLSEKAISGLRFQRVTPHAVTVGQPMRLKYHVHNIKTRLPSLAVEIHEAGLPESAFLAHVAAKGSAEARSTNSFVRRGIYPLRAITLSTCFPFGMFLKQRDIDLPGEVVVWPRSDRNVRAPSPDGGKVPRMGASAKGALGHRGEYRTLRPYRPGDDPKDMNWKAFARSAEPVIREYERDGAETRWICLDTRAEPGDAAEVAVEVAASLAASAVAEARPFALVTPDAVIDPGEGHGQLERVLDALARVDFGVDEHLPSPPVDPTTCILVSVDGAPGFGDVIAVGREAQLDEPEIEDEAA, encoded by the coding sequence TTGAGCCGAGCGGCCCTCCGCGGCCGCTCGAACACGTCCGGCTCCGCTTCCGGGCGTGAGGCCGTAGGCGCGCGCTCCATCGTGACGCGGCTGGTCACGCCCTTGGTGTGGCCTCGCGGCGTCTGGCGTCGGATCCGCTCTTGGAGGCGAATCAGCTTTACGTCAGGAGGCTTCGTCTTCACGGTCGGGACCTTCGCAGTCGGCTTCGCCGCCATGAACACCGGCAACAACCTTCTTTACTTGCTGCTCGGTTCCATGCTTGGCTTTATCGTCGTAAGCGGGTGGCTGTCCGAGAAGGCAATCTCCGGCCTACGCTTTCAACGTGTCACTCCGCACGCAGTGACGGTGGGTCAGCCAATGCGGCTCAAGTACCACGTCCACAACATCAAAACTCGACTGCCGAGTCTCGCCGTCGAAATCCATGAGGCGGGACTGCCCGAAAGTGCCTTCCTCGCCCACGTTGCCGCTAAGGGATCTGCTGAAGCGCGTTCTACCAACAGCTTCGTCCGCAGGGGCATTTACCCTCTCCGGGCCATTACGCTGTCGACGTGTTTTCCGTTTGGGATGTTCCTCAAGCAACGGGACATCGACCTGCCCGGAGAAGTCGTGGTATGGCCCAGGTCGGACCGGAACGTTCGGGCTCCGTCCCCGGACGGTGGAAAAGTGCCGCGCATGGGGGCCTCTGCGAAGGGCGCTTTAGGCCATCGGGGTGAGTACCGCACGCTGCGGCCCTACAGGCCCGGCGACGACCCCAAGGACATGAACTGGAAGGCGTTCGCACGGTCGGCTGAACCCGTGATCCGTGAATACGAGCGTGACGGTGCTGAGACGCGTTGGATTTGTCTGGACACAAGAGCGGAACCGGGGGATGCCGCGGAAGTCGCGGTAGAAGTCGCCGCATCGCTCGCTGCGAGCGCAGTAGCGGAAGCCCGGCCCTTCGCACTGGTCACTCCAGATGCAGTGATCGACCCCGGCGAGGGGCACGGCCAACTCGAACGTGTACTCGACGCGCTAGCTCGAGTCGACTTCGGCGTGGACGAGCACCTACCGTCTCCTCCCGTAGATCCGACAACCTGCATCCTGGTTTCAGTGGATGGCGCACCCGGGTTCGGTGACGTCATCGCCGTGGGTCGAGAGGCCCAGCTCGATGAACCGGAGATCGAGGACGAAGCCGCATGA
- a CDS encoding AAA family ATPase — protein sequence MPETTTAAPTRESKPSLELLDHLVREVETVFHGKKEVIQLALAALLARGHILFEDVPGVGKTTLAHALAKTLGVGFRRIQFTSDLLPSDVLGVSVFNPKTAEFNTRRGPIFTSVVLADEINRAPPRTQSGLLEAMQEGSVTIDDHTYELPRPFLVIATQNPLEHHGTYPLPESQLDRFLMRITIGYPDIEAEKRILTESAATTPVFERLRTVLSPSQVLQLQARVEDVEVDEAILDYLMSIVERTRTSPQLRMGVSPRGNIALFRAARAFALTQGRTYLIPDDVRDLVIPVLAHRIIPTGSTVSTLNSHEQAARILESILDEIEAPV from the coding sequence ATGCCTGAAACAACCACGGCCGCGCCCACCCGCGAATCGAAGCCTTCGCTAGAGCTTCTGGACCACTTGGTTCGGGAGGTCGAGACCGTGTTCCACGGAAAGAAGGAAGTCATTCAGCTCGCGCTGGCTGCCCTTTTAGCCCGGGGACACATTCTCTTCGAGGACGTGCCCGGTGTGGGAAAAACCACGCTGGCTCACGCGCTCGCCAAGACGCTGGGCGTGGGCTTCCGCCGTATACAGTTCACGTCGGACCTACTGCCATCTGATGTCCTCGGCGTCTCGGTCTTCAACCCGAAGACGGCAGAATTCAACACTCGCCGGGGCCCCATCTTCACAAGCGTGGTGCTCGCCGACGAGATCAATCGTGCGCCCCCGCGTACGCAAAGCGGTCTGCTGGAAGCGATGCAGGAGGGCAGCGTCACCATCGACGACCACACGTACGAGCTGCCTCGCCCCTTCTTAGTGATCGCGACACAGAACCCGCTCGAACATCACGGCACCTATCCGCTTCCAGAAAGTCAGCTCGACCGCTTCCTGATGCGCATCACGATCGGGTATCCGGACATCGAGGCCGAAAAACGGATCCTGACGGAATCGGCTGCCACCACGCCGGTCTTCGAGCGACTCCGGACGGTGCTGTCACCTTCGCAGGTCTTGCAACTCCAAGCGCGAGTCGAAGATGTGGAGGTCGACGAGGCCATCCTCGATTACCTGATGAGCATCGTCGAGCGGACGAGAACCTCACCGCAGCTCCGGATGGGTGTCAGCCCCCGCGGCAACATCGCCCTGTTCAGGGCCGCGCGAGCCTTCGCACTCACTCAGGGCCGTACCTACCTGATCCCAGACGACGTCCGTGACCTCGTGATCCCGGTGCTCGCACATCGAATCATACCGACGGGCTCCACGGTATCCACCCTCAATTCGCACGAACAGGCCGCACGCATCCTTGAGTCGATTCTCGACGAGATCGAGGCTCCAGTTTGA
- a CDS encoding cytochrome c3 family protein, whose protein sequence is MRKHWLIGGFAGVLALSGLAFVQGGGAGVDSPTTLSDFQPIAFPHNQHAGSEPGQNNMDCQFCHFSAERSVDAGIPSVSSCWGCHQAIPGTNNPQEVAKIKDYLDAGEPIPWVRIYKISDHAHFPHMRHVNAGLQCQECHGEVQTMEVLEPQRTGLPAVFLGQDRVWGGDNMGWCIDCHRQPDEETGVQQASTDCAVCHY, encoded by the coding sequence ATGAGAAAGCATTGGCTCATCGGCGGGTTCGCGGGCGTTCTAGCGCTCTCCGGCCTCGCGTTCGTCCAAGGTGGCGGCGCAGGAGTCGATAGTCCGACCACACTCTCGGACTTCCAACCCATCGCGTTTCCGCATAACCAGCATGCCGGCAGTGAGCCGGGGCAGAACAACATGGACTGCCAGTTCTGCCATTTCTCGGCAGAGCGCTCGGTTGATGCGGGAATTCCTTCGGTCTCCAGCTGCTGGGGCTGCCATCAGGCCATCCCCGGGACTAACAACCCACAGGAAGTCGCGAAGATCAAAGACTACCTGGACGCAGGCGAGCCCATTCCGTGGGTTCGGATCTACAAGATCTCGGACCACGCACACTTCCCGCACATGAGACACGTGAATGCCGGTCTCCAGTGCCAGGAGTGCCACGGCGAAGTCCAGACGATGGAAGTGCTCGAGCCTCAGCGCACAGGCCTCCCTGCAGTCTTCTTGGGGCAGGACCGGGTTTGGGGCGGCGACAACATGGGATGGTGCATCGATTGCCACAGACAGCCGGATGAAGAAACCGGTGTCCAGCAGGCATCGACGGACTGTGCCGTCTGCCACTACTGA
- a CDS encoding molybdopterin-dependent oxidoreductase produces MTDGIKRRDFLKVLGVSSAGVAASGCSTSEVEKLLPYVVAPEEITPGVSTWYTTVCGSCSAQCGMWVRTREGKAVKVEGNPNHPVSAGGLCSRGHASLQHLYNPDRLAGPMIREGENLRQGTWAEAEQLLAAKLRAAGNAMYIGGNTGPSMNRLIDEFVSAVGGTRVEYDAVSDAALQEAARMAYGSSALPRYDIENARLLVSFGNDFIESGSSPVAHNKGLSKMSAVDDHQSKGRFVYLGARLSTTGLNADEWIPIVPGTEAAVALGMASVIVGDASDAGPYADVLRSYTPTTAASVAGVSEDAIRELAERFVADGPTLAMGPGAGANHRGATAAHIAVMILNHVAGNVGRTVHYDAGVTAAASSYADMESAVSTMAAGQVGVAIVHGANPAYTMPSASGFAEAFAQVGFKVSFASAMDETAAMADLIMPDRHFMEAWGDSMPRNGVMAIQQPVMQPVPHFDSKQTGDVLLAVANQLGNGLGSATFFEYLRSGHMEMHDASMGDFETLWADALRTGAVEHDMAMGMATGSDMALQAPDAALSFDPPPMDSGGDLMLMVHPSPRFGAGEFSNSPWMQELPDPVSKITWHSWLEMNPHTAEQRGIREGDIVSVASGNGSVDVPVWLYPGIREDAVALAMGGGHTDMGRWATGNGVNVMDLLPSESEQVSGAQVTLVTSVTVTPTGERRRIATIEGSSDQHDRPIAPAVALADLGHAEEGDHEDDGHGPLMELQGVGGFVPVDANGGTPEAFPLAGTDHGEYADAHEKPRWSMAIDLDKCTGCSACVTACHAENNVPWVGEDQVLMGRDMNWVRIERYYEHVDATQAGELDVRFLPMICQHCGNAPCEPVCPVFATYHTPEGVNAQVYNRCVGTRYCANNCPYKVRVYNWYRYTDENVPEPMNWQWNPDVTVRTNGIMEKCSMCIQRIRETENRAALEDGRPINDGEIVTACQQSCPAEAIVFGNIRDPNSRVSQVVSSERTYRVLDELINTQPAVNYLKKVTFHEITGGHE; encoded by the coding sequence ATGACTGACGGCATCAAACGGCGGGATTTTCTCAAGGTGCTCGGTGTTTCGAGCGCTGGTGTTGCAGCTTCTGGTTGCTCCACGAGCGAAGTCGAGAAACTCCTTCCTTACGTAGTAGCTCCTGAAGAGATCACGCCGGGCGTCTCGACGTGGTACACCACCGTGTGTGGCAGCTGCTCCGCGCAGTGCGGCATGTGGGTGCGTACACGAGAGGGCAAGGCGGTAAAGGTCGAGGGCAACCCGAACCACCCGGTATCCGCCGGTGGTCTCTGCTCCCGCGGCCACGCTTCGCTCCAGCATCTTTATAACCCGGACCGCCTTGCTGGCCCGATGATCCGCGAAGGTGAAAACCTTCGTCAGGGCACGTGGGCCGAAGCCGAACAGCTCTTGGCGGCGAAGCTCCGCGCTGCGGGCAACGCCATGTACATCGGGGGCAACACCGGCCCCAGCATGAACCGCCTGATTGACGAGTTTGTGTCCGCCGTAGGTGGTACACGTGTCGAGTACGACGCGGTTTCCGACGCGGCGCTTCAGGAAGCTGCCCGCATGGCCTACGGCTCCAGCGCGCTTCCGCGCTACGACATCGAGAACGCTCGCCTGCTCGTGTCGTTCGGCAACGACTTCATTGAGTCCGGCTCGTCCCCGGTGGCCCATAACAAGGGCCTCTCAAAGATGAGTGCGGTGGACGATCATCAGTCCAAAGGACGCTTCGTCTATCTCGGAGCGCGACTGTCCACGACCGGCCTCAACGCCGACGAGTGGATCCCGATCGTTCCGGGCACGGAGGCAGCCGTCGCGCTTGGCATGGCTTCGGTCATTGTTGGGGATGCTTCTGATGCGGGTCCGTACGCGGACGTGCTTCGCTCCTACACGCCGACCACGGCTGCTTCAGTCGCTGGAGTCAGTGAGGACGCGATTCGTGAGTTGGCCGAGCGCTTCGTGGCTGATGGCCCAACGCTCGCCATGGGCCCAGGTGCTGGTGCCAACCATCGCGGCGCTACAGCAGCGCACATCGCGGTGATGATCCTGAACCACGTCGCGGGCAACGTGGGCCGCACGGTCCATTACGATGCTGGAGTGACGGCTGCGGCGAGTTCCTACGCGGACATGGAGTCTGCGGTGAGCACGATGGCTGCCGGCCAAGTCGGAGTGGCCATCGTACATGGAGCCAACCCGGCATACACGATGCCTTCCGCGTCTGGCTTCGCAGAGGCCTTTGCACAGGTCGGCTTCAAGGTCTCCTTCGCCTCGGCGATGGACGAAACGGCCGCGATGGCCGACCTGATCATGCCGGATCGCCACTTCATGGAGGCTTGGGGGGACTCGATGCCTCGCAATGGAGTCATGGCGATTCAGCAGCCGGTCATGCAGCCTGTGCCGCACTTCGACTCCAAGCAGACTGGGGATGTGCTGCTCGCAGTCGCGAACCAGCTGGGCAACGGCCTGGGCTCTGCGACGTTCTTCGAATACCTCCGGTCTGGTCACATGGAGATGCACGACGCCTCCATGGGCGACTTCGAGACCCTGTGGGCTGACGCGCTCCGCACGGGTGCGGTCGAGCACGATATGGCGATGGGCATGGCGACGGGTAGCGACATGGCCCTGCAAGCGCCGGACGCCGCGTTGAGCTTCGATCCCCCGCCGATGGACAGCGGTGGTGACTTGATGTTGATGGTGCATCCGTCGCCGCGGTTCGGTGCGGGTGAGTTCTCGAACAGCCCGTGGATGCAGGAACTCCCTGATCCGGTCTCCAAGATCACGTGGCACTCCTGGCTCGAAATGAACCCACACACCGCGGAACAGCGCGGCATTCGTGAGGGTGACATCGTCTCGGTCGCTTCGGGCAACGGTTCGGTGGACGTGCCGGTATGGCTCTACCCGGGCATCCGGGAGGACGCCGTCGCACTCGCGATGGGTGGCGGTCATACCGATATGGGCCGCTGGGCCACCGGAAACGGCGTCAACGTGATGGACCTCCTGCCCTCCGAGTCGGAGCAGGTGTCCGGAGCTCAGGTGACACTCGTCACCTCGGTGACCGTGACTCCGACGGGCGAACGTCGCCGGATCGCAACGATTGAAGGGTCGAGCGATCAGCATGATCGCCCGATCGCGCCGGCGGTTGCACTCGCCGACCTCGGGCACGCCGAAGAGGGCGACCATGAGGATGACGGGCACGGACCGCTCATGGAGCTGCAAGGTGTTGGTGGATTTGTGCCGGTCGACGCAAACGGCGGTACGCCTGAGGCGTTCCCGCTGGCCGGTACGGATCACGGTGAATACGCGGATGCTCACGAGAAGCCGCGTTGGTCCATGGCCATCGATCTCGACAAGTGCACAGGCTGCTCCGCTTGCGTGACGGCCTGTCATGCTGAGAACAACGTGCCGTGGGTCGGTGAGGATCAGGTCCTCATGGGTCGCGATATGAACTGGGTGCGCATCGAGCGCTATTACGAGCATGTCGATGCGACGCAGGCGGGCGAACTCGACGTTCGTTTCCTGCCCATGATCTGTCAGCACTGCGGTAACGCGCCGTGTGAGCCGGTTTGTCCGGTGTTCGCGACCTACCACACGCCGGAAGGTGTGAACGCGCAGGTCTACAACCGCTGCGTGGGTACGCGCTACTGCGCCAACAACTGTCCGTACAAGGTCCGCGTCTACAACTGGTATCGGTACACGGACGAGAACGTCCCTGAGCCGATGAACTGGCAGTGGAACCCAGATGTGACCGTTCGTACGAACGGGATCATGGAAAAGTGCAGCATGTGCATTCAGCGGATCCGGGAAACCGAGAACCGCGCTGCTCTGGAGGACGGCAGGCCGATCAACGACGGCGAGATCGTCACGGCGTGTCAGCAGAGCTGCCCGGCTGAAGCCATCGTCTTCGGCAATATCCGCGACCCGAACTCCCGCGTCTCGCAGGTTGTCTCTAGCGAGCGCACGTATCGCGTCCTCGACGAACTCATCAACACACAGCCGGCTGTGAACTACCTGAAGAAGGTGACGTTCCACGAGATCACGGGAGGGCACGAATAA